Proteins encoded in a region of the Stieleria neptunia genome:
- a CDS encoding uracil-DNA glycosylase family protein has translation MTNSNVTNSNVKTLIRAARELSDSVDLLSFAEPVTHVYNPLAYARKSHEAYLGRVSGDVKVVLLGMNPGPWGMAQTGVPFGEVAAVRDWMQIHEPVGKPPIEHEKRPVEGFDCQRSEVSGRRLWGLFQERFETPEAFFEDHFVLNYCPLVFMEESARNRTPDKLLPEERERLSAICDAHLLTVIRALDPDHLVGVGVYAEACLKRVVQIEDCRGKVTRILHPSPASPASNNDWAGKVTKQLQKAGVW, from the coding sequence ATGACCAACAGCAACGTGACCAACAGCAACGTCAAGACGCTCATCCGGGCCGCACGGGAACTCTCCGATTCGGTCGACCTGCTTTCCTTCGCCGAGCCGGTCACCCACGTCTACAATCCGCTCGCCTACGCCCGGAAATCGCACGAGGCCTACCTGGGACGGGTCAGCGGCGACGTCAAGGTTGTCCTGTTGGGGATGAACCCGGGCCCCTGGGGAATGGCCCAAACGGGAGTCCCGTTCGGTGAAGTCGCCGCGGTCCGCGACTGGATGCAGATTCACGAGCCCGTCGGCAAACCCCCGATCGAACACGAAAAACGTCCGGTCGAAGGATTCGATTGCCAGCGAAGCGAAGTCAGCGGGCGCCGTTTGTGGGGCCTGTTCCAAGAGCGATTCGAAACCCCGGAAGCCTTCTTTGAAGACCACTTTGTGCTCAATTATTGTCCGCTGGTTTTCATGGAAGAATCGGCGCGCAACCGCACACCCGACAAATTGCTGCCGGAGGAACGGGAACGGCTCAGTGCGATCTGCGATGCCCACTTGCTGACCGTGATCCGCGCGCTCGATCCGGATCACCTGGTCGGTGTCGGTGTCTATGCCGAAGCCTGTCTCAAGCGGGTCGTCCAGATCGAAGACTGCCGCGGGAAAGTGACTCGCATTCTTCACCCCAGCCCCGCGTCACCGGCCTCGAACAACGATTGGGCGGGCAAGGTGACCAAGCAATTGCAAAAAGCCGGGGTCTGGTAG
- a CDS encoding aminotransferase class III-fold pyridoxal phosphate-dependent enzyme, whose product MSQTANESTETVADALRNDPRLAQAKRLVAEAIGDHASRLSVRPSAESLKSTFADLIDRLSAVRGGPPIWPYLSSGLGRGPYVELADGSVKLDFICGIGVHGAGHSDPGMVAAAIDAAIEDTVMQGNLQQNPASVVMMEKLTALAQASGAALPHCLLSTSGAMANENALKIAMHHKTPADRVLAFDNAFAGRTFAMATLTDRPNYRMGLPLTFPVDYLPFRDPANPERSTRWAVDELHRLLKRHPGRYAAFWAEPIAGEGGYYPGSHEFFTALCQPLKDAGVPIIFDEVQSFSRTSRPFAFQHYGLDEFADIVTVGKITQVCATLYSSEMKPTGPILSQTFTGATASIATGIEMLDRLESNHCFGPSGQNVQLATYFQDALAALATKYPDRVSGPYGEGMMVAFTPGDGSFDFAKKLMMHLFDIGLLGFVCGGDPTRIRFLPPPATTTKAHIDHAIELLDRGLATLP is encoded by the coding sequence GTGAGCCAAACCGCCAACGAATCGACCGAAACGGTCGCAGACGCCCTTCGAAACGACCCCCGTCTCGCCCAGGCCAAACGCTTGGTCGCCGAAGCGATCGGTGATCATGCGAGTCGATTGTCGGTGCGGCCCTCGGCCGAGTCCTTGAAATCCACGTTCGCCGACCTGATCGATCGCTTGTCGGCCGTGCGCGGCGGACCACCGATCTGGCCCTACCTGTCCTCCGGTCTCGGCCGCGGTCCCTACGTGGAACTCGCCGACGGCAGCGTCAAGTTGGATTTTATTTGCGGCATCGGTGTCCATGGCGCCGGCCACAGTGACCCCGGAATGGTTGCCGCGGCGATCGATGCGGCGATCGAAGACACGGTGATGCAAGGCAACTTGCAACAAAACCCCGCCAGCGTCGTGATGATGGAAAAGCTGACCGCGTTGGCCCAGGCCTCCGGCGCGGCGCTGCCGCATTGTCTGCTTTCGACCAGCGGTGCGATGGCCAATGAGAACGCGCTCAAGATCGCGATGCATCACAAGACGCCCGCCGATCGTGTCCTCGCCTTCGACAACGCCTTCGCCGGACGCACCTTCGCGATGGCGACCCTGACCGACCGACCGAACTATCGCATGGGATTACCGCTCACCTTCCCGGTCGATTACCTGCCCTTTCGCGATCCCGCCAATCCCGAACGAAGCACGCGTTGGGCCGTCGATGAACTGCATCGATTGTTGAAACGTCATCCCGGACGTTATGCCGCATTTTGGGCCGAACCGATCGCGGGCGAAGGCGGCTATTATCCCGGCAGCCACGAGTTCTTTACCGCGCTCTGTCAGCCGCTCAAAGACGCCGGCGTGCCGATCATCTTTGATGAAGTCCAAAGCTTCTCCAGGACCAGTCGCCCCTTCGCGTTCCAGCACTACGGACTCGACGAGTTCGCCGACATCGTGACCGTCGGAAAGATCACGCAGGTCTGCGCGACGTTGTACAGCAGCGAAATGAAACCGACCGGCCCGATCCTCAGCCAGACCTTCACCGGCGCCACCGCGTCGATCGCCACCGGGATCGAAATGCTCGACCGTTTGGAAAGCAACCACTGTTTCGGCCCCTCGGGCCAGAACGTCCAGCTGGCGACTTATTTTCAAGACGCGCTCGCCGCCCTGGCGACAAAGTATCCCGATCGGGTCAGCGGCCCGTATGGCGAAGGCATGATGGTGGCATTCACTCCCGGTGACGGCAGTTTCGACTTTGCCAAGAAGTTGATGATGCACTTGTTTGACATCGGTTTGCTGGGCTTCGTTTGCGGCGGTGATCCGACCCGCATCCGGTTTCTGCCGCCGCCGGCGACCACGACGAAAGCACACATCGATCACGCGATCGAACTGCTCGACCGGGGACTCGCGACGTTGCCGTAA
- a CDS encoding sulfatase family protein encodes MYRIVRFALATAIGCVALSCSAAERPNIVMAFADDWGKYASAYATLQPGGPSDVISTPNFDAIAADGILFTRAYVSAPSCTPCRSSLLSGQHFWRCGRASILQGAIWDFSNPAYPLILERSGYRIGHTYKVWSPGSPADAPHGAKRTSFNEHGRKFNGFSQNAMKAKDHEAGKAALLDEVRNNVRSFLDADGDGAIDGDAPFCYWFGPTNCHRKWIAGSGKTLWGIDPDDLKGKLPPYLPDVDVVREDFSDYLGEAQAFDASLGVILEELRRVGQLDNTILVVSGDHGIPGVTRGKCNLYDLGTSVPLAIRWPKGIRHPGRVVDDFVSLPDLAPTFLEAAGQTVPDAMTAKSLLKIFASEQDGQVDPTRDAVFTGRERHVAKARAGNKPYPQRAIRTDRYLYIINFAPDRWPMGDAAGFGRADGPMPSLELLRENTFSAFGDLDASPTKAWVVLHREQDPAAFDFAMGKRPRFELYDIHADPHCMVNLAADATHDATRTTLHERLMSELTQTGDPRVSDDVVFERSPFTD; translated from the coding sequence ATGTATCGAATCGTCCGCTTCGCTTTGGCGACGGCCATCGGCTGCGTCGCGCTATCGTGTAGCGCCGCCGAGCGGCCGAACATTGTGATGGCGTTTGCCGATGACTGGGGGAAATACGCCAGCGCCTACGCGACGCTCCAGCCCGGCGGCCCGTCCGATGTGATCTCGACGCCCAACTTTGACGCCATCGCCGCCGACGGCATCCTGTTCACCAGGGCCTATGTGAGTGCGCCGTCGTGCACCCCCTGTCGCAGCTCGCTGCTGTCCGGCCAGCACTTTTGGCGCTGCGGTCGGGCGTCGATCTTGCAGGGCGCGATCTGGGATTTTTCGAACCCCGCCTACCCGCTGATCCTGGAACGATCCGGCTATCGCATCGGTCACACCTACAAAGTCTGGTCGCCGGGATCGCCCGCCGATGCGCCTCATGGTGCCAAACGTACGTCATTCAACGAACACGGCCGCAAATTCAACGGGTTCTCTCAAAACGCGATGAAGGCCAAGGACCATGAAGCGGGCAAGGCGGCTTTGCTGGATGAAGTTCGCAACAACGTTCGTTCCTTCCTGGATGCCGACGGTGACGGGGCGATCGATGGAGACGCGCCTTTTTGCTATTGGTTCGGTCCGACAAACTGCCACCGCAAGTGGATCGCCGGCAGCGGCAAAACACTGTGGGGAATCGACCCGGATGACTTGAAGGGAAAGCTGCCGCCGTATCTGCCGGACGTCGATGTCGTCCGCGAAGACTTTTCCGATTACCTGGGAGAAGCCCAAGCGTTTGACGCATCGTTAGGCGTGATCCTGGAGGAACTGCGGCGGGTCGGACAGCTGGACAATACGATTTTGGTGGTCAGCGGCGACCACGGCATCCCCGGCGTCACCCGCGGCAAATGCAATCTGTACGACTTGGGGACCAGCGTTCCGCTGGCGATCCGCTGGCCCAAGGGCATCCGGCATCCCGGCCGTGTGGTCGACGACTTCGTCTCGCTGCCCGACTTGGCACCGACGTTCTTGGAAGCCGCCGGCCAGACGGTTCCGGATGCGATGACGGCGAAATCACTGTTGAAGATTTTTGCGAGTGAACAAGACGGACAGGTCGACCCGACTCGTGATGCCGTCTTCACCGGTCGCGAACGGCACGTCGCCAAAGCACGCGCGGGTAACAAACCGTATCCGCAACGCGCGATTCGCACGGACCGGTACTTGTACATCATCAATTTCGCGCCCGACCGTTGGCCGATGGGGGACGCCGCGGGCTTCGGCAGAGCAGACGGCCCGATGCCGTCGCTGGAATTGCTTCGCGAGAACACGTTCAGCGCCTTCGGCGATCTCGATGCGAGCCCCACCAAAGCCTGGGTGGTCCTGCATCGTGAACAGGATCCCGCCGCATTTGACTTCGCAATGGGCAAGCGTCCCCGGTTCGAACTGTACGACATCCATGCCGACCCGCATTGCATGGTGAACCTGGCGGCGGATGCGACACACGATGCCACTCGCACAACGTTGCATGAGCGTCTGATGTCGGAGTTAACACAGACCGGTGACCCGCGGGTTAGCGACGACGTCGTGTTTGAACGATCGCCGTTTACGGATTAG
- a CDS encoding carbonic anhydrase, giving the protein MQKLVDGIHRFQRELFSQDQQLFETLVEGQSPLALFVTCSDSRIDPSRLTQTRPGELFIQRTAGNIVPPYGSVHGGEAATIEYAVSVLKVRDIVICGHSHCGAMAGLLDPESIEKLPAVKAYLEHAEATRRIVEENYNHLTDPEKRLTLTVEENVLVQLESLRTHPSVAAAIGRGQLKLHGWVYKFETGEVFAYDPDEAQFKPLQDITLPVDAQVRTLPPI; this is encoded by the coding sequence ATGCAAAAATTAGTCGATGGAATTCACCGATTTCAGCGTGAACTGTTCAGCCAAGACCAACAGTTATTCGAAACGTTGGTCGAAGGACAGAGCCCGCTGGCGTTGTTCGTGACCTGTTCGGATTCGCGGATCGATCCGAGCCGGCTGACCCAAACCCGACCCGGCGAGCTGTTCATTCAGCGGACCGCGGGCAACATCGTGCCTCCCTACGGCAGCGTTCACGGTGGTGAAGCGGCGACGATCGAGTACGCGGTCAGCGTTTTGAAAGTCCGCGACATCGTGATCTGCGGACACTCCCATTGCGGAGCGATGGCGGGATTGTTGGACCCCGAATCGATCGAAAAACTGCCCGCGGTCAAAGCCTACCTGGAGCACGCCGAAGCGACGCGACGGATCGTCGAAGAGAACTACAACCATCTGACCGACCCGGAAAAGCGGCTGACGTTGACCGTCGAAGAAAACGTCTTGGTTCAACTGGAAAGTCTGCGGACGCATCCTTCGGTCGCCGCCGCGATCGGACGCGGGCAGTTGAAGCTGCACGGTTGGGTGTACAAGTTCGAAACCGGTGAAGTGTTTGCGTATGACCCCGACGAGGCTCAGTTCAAACCGCTGCAAGACATCACGCTGCCGGTCGACGCACAAGTCCGCACGCTTCCGCCGATCTAG
- a CDS encoding PSD1 and planctomycete cytochrome C domain-containing protein, with protein sequence MFFQRISRSVVFFVSAASLVGVAGFAAAADDVAAAPLTPEQAKFFETKIRPVLVRECYGCHSKQAGQSKGGLRLDTQAAMIDGGDSGPAIVPGDLDASLFFGAITHTDFVMPPKRKLTDAEIADFRTWILDGAPDPRVVTPVQAPTQTIDDEMIAQAKRTFWAYQTPRRSQPPEPDAQHAAWSKATIDRFLWKALDDAGLQPAGDAPAPIVLRRLCFDLIGLPPTPEQLQWFTAAYDKNPDAAVARVVDRLLDSDQFGEHWGRHWLDVVRYGESTGREVNMTYPNAWRYRDYVIDSVNADKPYDEFVQEQIAGDLLPAADDDEWSEHLVATGFLAIGTKNVNEQSGAQFAADVADEQIDATTRVFLGTSVACARCHDHKFDPIRQTDYYAMAGIFRSTKTFFGTPPSQYGSFGGPQQRRMSSLILLPTDEPDPVGRSYSPEELQQLHQDIRDRQADLVGLRRGESATSTRPGASAQQMRIRLTNELGTLSAKLGVVDENGQPRSYCMGVQDADTVGDAPLLVRGEIDQPAGRIQRDLPAALSDVSFSPKPGTSGRLELARWIGSDDNTLAARVMVNRIWQHVFGQGIVPTTEDFGMTGTAPSHPELLDHLAIEFVQSGWSVKTMIRQMMQTRAYRMQSSFDVASHEADPDNRLLWRANVKRLNAESLRDAMLVIANQLETERPTGSKVAQAGYSRVRDGQLGDPRDAIRRSMQTTLTSRRGRLGPIFDRMRSGNPREQALARNQLRSAIGNQQMAELAAKAYEEGSLDDVADNHRSVYLPVVRDFVPRSLEVFDFADPSMVIGTRETSNTPNQALYMLNNPLTMRLSEAFAERLIDEGRSTKERVEMAFVLAYGRPPSAAERSASHRFLRSSGLLPKSSLAAFCQSLFAAAEFRYLN encoded by the coding sequence GTGTTTTTCCAGCGAATTTCACGATCTGTCGTTTTTTTCGTCAGCGCCGCCTCGCTGGTGGGGGTGGCCGGTTTTGCCGCCGCCGCCGACGACGTTGCCGCGGCGCCGTTGACGCCCGAGCAAGCGAAGTTTTTTGAAACCAAGATCCGACCCGTGCTGGTCCGCGAGTGCTATGGCTGTCACAGCAAACAAGCCGGACAGAGCAAGGGGGGGCTACGCTTAGACACCCAGGCGGCGATGATCGACGGCGGCGACAGCGGCCCGGCGATCGTACCCGGCGATCTGGACGCGAGTCTGTTTTTCGGCGCGATCACGCACACCGATTTCGTGATGCCGCCCAAGCGAAAACTGACCGATGCCGAGATCGCCGATTTTCGAACCTGGATCCTGGACGGGGCGCCGGACCCGCGTGTCGTCACACCGGTCCAAGCCCCGACGCAGACGATCGATGACGAGATGATCGCCCAAGCCAAACGCACCTTTTGGGCCTATCAAACACCGCGACGCAGCCAACCGCCCGAACCCGACGCACAGCACGCGGCCTGGTCCAAGGCGACGATCGATCGTTTCCTCTGGAAAGCACTCGACGACGCCGGATTGCAGCCCGCCGGCGACGCGCCGGCCCCGATCGTGTTGCGACGACTGTGTTTTGATCTGATCGGATTGCCGCCCACCCCCGAACAACTGCAGTGGTTCACCGCCGCCTACGACAAAAACCCCGACGCCGCCGTCGCCCGCGTCGTGGATCGATTGTTGGATTCGGACCAGTTCGGCGAGCATTGGGGGCGTCACTGGTTGGACGTCGTCCGTTACGGCGAATCGACCGGACGCGAAGTGAATATGACCTACCCGAACGCCTGGCGCTACCGCGACTATGTCATCGATTCGGTCAACGCAGACAAACCGTACGACGAGTTCGTCCAAGAACAAATCGCCGGTGATCTGTTGCCGGCGGCCGACGACGACGAATGGTCCGAACACCTGGTGGCCACCGGCTTCCTGGCGATCGGCACCAAGAACGTCAACGAGCAGAGCGGCGCCCAGTTTGCCGCCGATGTGGCCGACGAACAGATCGATGCCACCACGCGGGTGTTCCTCGGAACCTCGGTCGCCTGTGCCCGCTGTCACGATCACAAATTCGATCCGATTCGCCAAACCGATTATTACGCGATGGCCGGAATCTTTCGCAGCACCAAAACATTCTTCGGCACACCGCCGTCGCAATACGGCAGCTTCGGCGGTCCGCAGCAACGCCGCATGAGCAGCCTGATCTTGTTGCCGACCGATGAACCCGATCCGGTCGGTCGGTCTTACTCCCCCGAAGAACTGCAACAGTTGCATCAAGACATCCGTGATCGACAAGCCGATCTGGTCGGGCTTCGTCGCGGGGAGAGTGCGACGAGCACCCGCCCGGGCGCCTCGGCCCAACAGATGCGGATTCGGCTGACCAACGAACTCGGCACGCTGTCGGCCAAGCTGGGAGTCGTCGACGAAAACGGGCAACCGCGAAGCTATTGCATGGGCGTTCAAGACGCCGACACCGTGGGGGATGCCCCGTTGTTGGTGCGCGGCGAAATCGATCAGCCGGCCGGACGCATCCAACGCGACTTGCCCGCCGCCCTCAGCGACGTGTCGTTTTCACCCAAGCCCGGCACCAGCGGACGACTGGAATTGGCGCGCTGGATCGGCAGCGACGACAACACACTGGCCGCACGCGTGATGGTCAACCGGATTTGGCAACACGTCTTCGGCCAGGGAATCGTGCCGACGACCGAAGATTTTGGCATGACCGGGACGGCCCCTTCGCACCCCGAACTGCTCGATCACCTGGCGATCGAATTCGTCCAATCGGGCTGGTCCGTCAAAACCATGATTCGTCAAATGATGCAGACGCGGGCCTACCGAATGCAGAGCAGCTTTGACGTCGCCAGCCACGAAGCGGACCCGGACAATCGGTTGCTGTGGCGGGCCAACGTGAAACGGCTGAACGCCGAATCGCTGCGCGACGCGATGCTCGTGATCGCGAATCAACTGGAAACCGAGCGGCCGACGGGATCCAAGGTTGCCCAAGCCGGTTACAGCCGTGTCCGAGACGGACAACTGGGCGATCCCCGCGATGCCATCCGCCGCAGCATGCAAACCACGTTGACCAGCCGGCGCGGCCGATTGGGCCCGATCTTCGACCGGATGCGAAGCGGCAATCCACGCGAGCAAGCGTTGGCCCGAAACCAGTTGCGATCGGCGATCGGCAACCAACAGATGGCGGAACTCGCCGCCAAGGCCTATGAGGAAGGTTCACTGGATGACGTCGCGGACAATCACCGCAGTGTTTATTTGCCCGTGGTGCGTGACTTCGTGCCGCGATCGTTGGAAGTGTTTGACTTTGCCGATCCGAGCATGGTGATCGGCACCCGCGAAACATCCAACACGCCCAATCAGGCACTCTACATGTTGAACAATCCGCTCACCATGCGGCTCAGCGAAGCGTTTGCCGAGCGGCTGATCGATGAAGGGCGATCGACGAAAGAACGTGTCGAAATGGCGTTCGTGTTGGCGTACGGACGTCCGCCGTCGGCCGCCGAACGCAGCGCCTCGCATCGTTTTCTCCGTTCGTCGGGCCTGTTGCCCAAATCATCGCTGGCCGCGTTTTGTCAGTCGCTCTTCGCGGCCGCCGAATTTCGATATTTGAATTAG
- a CDS encoding DUF1501 domain-containing protein: MYTRRDLLKHTSAGFGYLALAGLTSLSRTSALGAGADIAANPLSPKPSHFPAKAKRVIFLCMQGGPSHVDTFDYKPALASDDGKRGKYGGALLKSPWQFRQRGESGLWISDLFPEVAKHADEMCLIRSMHCDQPVHPGAMTQMHTGTAQFVRPSLGAWTLYGLGTENESLPGFVSLSPPAGSSRNYSSAFLPAIYGGTKVGGSGNRFAQAARFASGGGQAVPDISNPKRTTDQQRRQLDFIQSLNRSQMPAGDGANVEGVIQSYELAFRMQDAMPELMDLSGEDQRTIAMYGADSGPTQTFGRQCLLARRFAEAGVRFIEVTHGNWDQHNRLTEDHAARAEACDQPIAALLADLKQRDMLKDTLVMWGGEFGRTPSAQNGNGRNHNNKGYTLWMAGGGTKGGFSYGATDEHGFEAVENKCHVHDWHATVLHLLGLDHTRLTYRYAGRDFRLTDVYGNVATDIVA, encoded by the coding sequence ATGTACACACGTCGCGATCTGCTCAAACACACTTCGGCCGGGTTTGGTTACTTGGCGCTTGCCGGGCTGACATCCCTGTCCCGCACGTCCGCCCTGGGGGCAGGGGCGGATATCGCGGCCAACCCGCTGTCGCCCAAGCCATCGCACTTCCCGGCGAAAGCGAAGCGGGTGATTTTTCTGTGCATGCAAGGCGGTCCCTCGCACGTCGATACCTTCGACTACAAACCGGCCTTGGCGTCCGACGATGGAAAACGTGGCAAGTACGGCGGCGCGTTGCTCAAGTCACCGTGGCAATTCCGTCAACGCGGCGAAAGCGGATTGTGGATCTCGGATCTGTTCCCCGAGGTCGCCAAGCACGCCGATGAAATGTGTTTGATTCGGTCGATGCATTGTGATCAACCGGTGCACCCGGGCGCGATGACGCAGATGCACACCGGGACGGCGCAGTTCGTGCGGCCCTCGTTGGGTGCCTGGACGCTATACGGTCTGGGCACCGAAAACGAAAGTCTGCCCGGATTCGTCTCGCTCAGTCCCCCCGCGGGCAGTTCGCGCAACTACAGCAGCGCGTTCTTGCCGGCGATCTACGGCGGCACCAAAGTCGGCGGGTCGGGCAATCGCTTTGCCCAAGCGGCGCGGTTTGCTTCCGGCGGCGGCCAGGCGGTGCCGGACATCAGCAACCCGAAACGAACGACCGATCAACAGCGGCGACAACTCGACTTCATCCAATCACTCAATCGCAGCCAAATGCCGGCCGGAGACGGGGCGAACGTCGAAGGGGTGATCCAGTCCTATGAGTTGGCGTTTCGAATGCAAGACGCGATGCCGGAGCTGATGGATCTGTCGGGCGAAGACCAACGCACGATTGCGATGTACGGCGCGGATTCCGGACCGACCCAGACGTTCGGGCGACAGTGCTTGCTGGCCCGTCGGTTTGCCGAAGCCGGCGTGCGGTTCATCGAAGTCACGCACGGCAATTGGGACCAGCACAACCGTTTGACCGAAGACCACGCCGCCCGGGCCGAGGCCTGTGATCAACCGATCGCGGCGCTGCTGGCCGATCTGAAACAACGCGACATGCTCAAAGACACGTTGGTGATGTGGGGCGGCGAGTTCGGACGGACGCCGTCGGCCCAAAACGGAAACGGCCGCAACCACAACAACAAGGGATACACGTTGTGGATGGCCGGCGGAGGAACCAAGGGCGGTTTCAGCTACGGGGCGACCGACGAACACGGATTCGAAGCGGTGGAAAACAAGTGCCATGTCCATGACTGGCACGCCACCGTGTTGCACCTGTTGGGTCTGGACCACACGCGGCTGACCTATCGTTATGCCGGACGCGATTTCCGCCTGACCGACGTCTACGGGAACGTGGCGACGGACATCGTCGCGTAG